The genomic window CTCCTCAGCCCGCTAGACAGCTCCGGGATAACGCTGCTGGCGCCACGCCTCGTAGACGGCGATGGCCGCCGCGTTGGACAGGTTCAGCGACCGCCGACCCGGCAACATCGGGATGCGCACCTGCGCGGTGATGTGGCTGTCGGCCAGTGTCGCCGCGTCTAGGCCGTCGGGTTCCGGGCCGAACATCAACACGTCGCCCGGCCGATACTCGACGTCGGCGAACAGCGTCGCGGCGTGCGCGGTGAACGCGAACACCCGCGCCGGCAGCACCGCCTGCCACGCGGCCTGCAGCGTGGCGTGGACGGTGACCGACGCAAGGTCGTGATAGTCCAGCCCGGCCCGACGCAGCTTGGGTTCGGACAGGTCGAAGCCCAACGGCTCGACGAGATGCAATTCGGCGCCGGTGGCCGCCGCGGTGCGGATGGCGTTGCCCGTGTTGGGCGGGATCCGCGGCGACACGAACATTAGCTTGAACACAACTTGGGCATCTCTTTCACACCACGCCGAGACAGCCGACCAACGCGGTCGCGCCCACTACGAACAGTGGATTGGTCTTGGTGAAGACGAAGATCAGGGTGCACGTCCCGGTCAGGAGATAGGCCCGCCAGTCGTGATCGGCGGCCCTACTCATCACCAGCGAGGTGGCCAGGATCAGGCCCACGGTGAGCGGCGCGAATCCCCTTTCGATGGCATGCCGCAGGATGCCGCCCATCTTGGTGCCGACGAAGACGGCGACGTTCACCTGGTTTGCGCCGGGGAGTATCCGGCACATGGTCATGGCGGTGAGAAACTCCTCTTCCTCCATCCAGTGCTTCTCGACCACCAAAACCTCACGGGACCGAGCAGATAACCCGCCGCCGAACGAGCTTAGGGCGATGTGATTGGACGTTCGCGCCAGCTCGAATCGCGACACCTGCTGGCGCGGCGGGTTGATTTCACTCATGCAGGAGTTCTGGATCGTGCGGGAAATCCTTCTCGACATGCTCAGCCGGTTCCAGCGGATCGGGCGGATCGTAGTGCTGGGACAGCTCCCAATCGGCGTCGAACGTTTCACGCAACCGCCTCAAAACGGTTGGATCGGTGATCGTCATGCCGAGCTCGCGCCGTAAATCGAACGCGCTGCGGTCGATATTCATCGAACCCAGCAACGCATGCTGGTTGTCCACCATCAGCAGCTTGGCGTGGACCCTCAGGTTCTTCTGCTTGTGGACCTTCACGCCGTCGAAGCGCCGCAACGTCCGCAGCGACGAGAACGTGTCGAGAATGTCCCATTCGCTGATTCCATGCCGCCCCCCGCGCAGAATGCGTACTTTCACACCGCGATGCGCGGCCGCCGCAATGCGATCGAGAATTACCGCGTCCACATACTTGGGATGCTGAATGTCGAGTCGGTCTTGCGCCATGTCGATGAAATGCGCCATCCGCTTCCGCGAATTCGAGTTACTCCACAACAGGCCGTCCTGGTCTGCGGGCGTCGCCTCCCGCTGCTCCCAGTCGATGTCGAACACCTCGATGATCTGGGCGACGTGCTGCGGATCCTGCGTGATGATTCCGTAGTCGCGGGTTTGGGAAAAGTACTTGGGGTTGAGATTGAAGGTGGCCACCATGGCCGCCTTTTCGTCTGCGACTATTGACTTTTCGTGAGTGACGTAGAACCGTGGGCTGGACCATTTGACGTCTATTCCCGCACTTTCGAGGCACTCGAAAGTGCCGTCGTTGACGCGATCCCCGCCCGAGCGGGCCGCGTTGAGCATCACGCGCACGGCAACACCGGCATTGCTGCGGTCAATTACCGTCCGGATCAGATCTTCCTCGGTGAAGTTGAATTGTTTTATCAACAGCGA from Mycobacterium shigaense includes these protein-coding regions:
- a CDS encoding tRNA (cytidine(34)-2'-O)-methyltransferase yields the protein MFKLMFVSPRIPPNTGNAIRTAAATGAELHLVEPLGFDLSEPKLRRAGLDYHDLASVTVHATLQAAWQAVLPARVFAFTAHAATLFADVEYRPGDVLMFGPEPDGLDAATLADSHITAQVRIPMLPGRRSLNLSNAAAIAVYEAWRQQRYPGAV
- a CDS encoding chromate transporter, producing the protein MSEINPPRQQVSRFELARTSNHIALSSFGGGLSARSREVLVVEKHWMEEEEFLTAMTMCRILPGANQVNVAVFVGTKMGGILRHAIERGFAPLTVGLILATSLVMSRAADHDWRAYLLTGTCTLIFVFTKTNPLFVVGATALVGCLGVV
- a CDS encoding phospholipase D-like domain-containing protein; this encodes MSAFACRLIVEPDDGVEPVREFIQNAQSSLLIKQFNFTEEDLIRTVIDRSNAGVAVRVMLNAARSGGDRVNDGTFECLESAGIDVKWSSPRFYVTHEKSIVADEKAAMVATFNLNPKYFSQTRDYGIITQDPQHVAQIIEVFDIDWEQREATPADQDGLLWSNSNSRKRMAHFIDMAQDRLDIQHPKYVDAVILDRIAAAAHRGVKVRILRGGRHGISEWDILDTFSSLRTLRRFDGVKVHKQKNLRVHAKLLMVDNQHALLGSMNIDRSAFDLRRELGMTITDPTVLRRLRETFDADWELSQHYDPPDPLEPAEHVEKDFPHDPELLHE